The DNA window agaggtcaaaaggttttttgcaaatatttcgtgacctattgctcggacgtcaatagaggtcattataaaaattgtttctcataaaattgtctacaaaaaatgtctcttatagtttttctgtaaaattaacggttttccgatcatagTGCTGAGAAAGCGGCAAGAATGcaaaatatttcgcgacctattgctaggtcgcgaaatatttgcaaaaaactgattttcgtgaccttttgacctctgtaatttttttagtcgacacgatatcgatgtcgatttttcacaacttcataataacgccgtaataaaggtgtatacaaaaattcagctcactaggaatttttccccagattggggtataaaatgcctaaaatgACTGGACtatgtacacaaatttattcgatcacaatttcagcatagcttccgctataatgttaatattacacgctgatggtagtatatcaatgaatctgctaaacaaccctctattttataatatttgcaaagttagtgtctactgttggtagcacgaatatgttaacaatacaagtacgttttaataatagttccggagtattattatacaaaccaaacgttataattctatctaaaacacattaataattaaaagatatttataacgatcgtaaaataatattaaaatatcgaaacacaaagttgagaaattaaatacaaactaaatcataacgtgacgtcgcagttgtcaagagtaaaataaccaatgatgaatttatatcatgtaaaacaaataattatatttatatcaataattaataataacctctccactgttcggattgataattattgttacttaattaaatttaactataataaccggaagtcataaaagtgtgaaatgaaatgacgctactatacgctaggcggcgacacttatctatacgaaataggcgggaagcaggtactatttgtaataGTTGCTATGAAGCCAATTAGTGTCTGGCGACGAAGTACGATTACATGATTACGCTTTTATTCTGTAGAAAATATACaagtatttaattgtatttgatGACTGATGCATTTGTTACCTGCTCTCGCCTCAATGGGTCTTTATGCggttgaataattattatcttttataatataacaaggATCACAGATAGGTGGTGTAGAAGGAATCTTACCAGGTGGAGGGGTAACAGATGCGTTGGCTGCTTCAATGCACTTCCTTCCTCGAAATATTTCTACTTCATTTATAAAGATGATTCCCTTTTCACAGGAAGCTTCGATTACGAtctgttaaatatttaattaaatatatatataaaaatgaattgctgttcgttagaaTCGCTATAACttgagaacggcttaacggatttatcttatcatggtcttgaaatgttcgtggaggtatagggaaggtttaaaaggtgagaaaaaatcaaatgatTTCCGGGAAacccctaaaaactgcccttttctatttcccatacaaacgtttaagagtcaagcggtaggggtagggatagagaataagtgcacttatgtcaaaacgaagcttgaccgggtccgctagtatttaaataaaatatttatatccatacgaatgtttcattttatctcatttattgttcaaatatacttttataatacACGACATGTATGCCCAGTTTAGGCGTTGCCTTATTTGTCAATTGAGTAGtaggagaccgattttattatTGAACTAGCGGATgcgcgcgacttcgtctgcccttagatctctttaatccagcactaacagtagtatcgctgtaaaaatggagtaacttctcccgttttcctaacatttcccttcactgctctgctcctattgattgtagcatATACTATCCTGAGTAAGTAAACCTGTCCAGGACTATAAAGAATAATAGTACTAactttcgttaaaatccgtcgagtagtttttatttctataacgaacatacaagGCAAAAATACATTCTCCAAGCGTGgcttcggctgggcattttatccAAGAACATAAAACATTTCATAAAATGATTACTGgactctatttattatatataaaacttgcgaacagataaataataaagtgtacatcgattttcacgcggacaatgtcgcgggcatctgctcgTAATTATTAAGAGTggattaaaacaattattttcgtACCTGGAAGTTTTCTGTATATCCTGGATGAAACATTGAGACGGGATATAGATACACCGTGCTAATGCTGGTCACGTTAACACGTTCTGCttcatgtataatatattttctttttatctctTCGGTTGACGTCAATAATCCGGTCACTCCAAGTGACACCGGGACTTGGTAGACTCTGAATGCTATATCGCTATAAACAGTAAGCAGGTATTAACTTTAGAATTGGTggattgttatcgccgcgtttgccgcttttaaatttacatgttgttaataaatagtgtaggaaatagtagtctgtgacagatatgacgtcgctcgatctagctcggcttcagtgtactcgtggcgttcgagtcgtccacatctcttgttgtgtaattctttatgggttacttgggatagtcggggagagtgacttgagtggaaaaggggagtgtttgtatacagtcaaaggatcctttaaccctacacacatcgttcacaagtacgtgactccactcaaggtcattctctgccattctagagtcttattttggttacagtttgatttgttaattaagttatcctgacaagtgttgtgaatcataacctttgttcgacattagttttcttatatttgtaatcaccttttgagtcctataataggaTTGGAAGGGTTctggaatattggttatattggGGGTCACAAAGATTTAGTaagatgttattaaataaaggaATGCTTTTTGGGACAGTCTCTGTAGCGTCGCAGCAGAGGTTCACTCActctataattatgatatttattaaacTACCCGCCAATGATTGTTCATTGATTTTCTACTCTTTTTGtttgtcaattattttttttcttgaatatttGTTATCGCCGCGGTGCAACGACttgtacggacggcttcagtgtgctcgtggcgttcgagccgttcacatctcttgttgtgtaattctttataggttacttgggataggcggggagagtgacttgagtggaaaaggggagtgttagatatctgtcaaaggcgcctttaaccctacacacatcgtttaagtgcgtgactccactcaaggtcattctctgccattctaggatcttattttggttgtagtttgatttgttaattaagttgtcctgacaaatgttgtgaatcataacctttgttcgacattagttttttctatttttgtaatcatttttgagtctgctaaaatattatattatataataataaccagtgcacagtataACCatctgtggtttgtgttgcactgtGGTTAGGTTTAATtgttaaatatacaatatataatataataaatatgtttttgtataataataaataaataattaaaaataaaattaacttataccacttacctaatataaaaacCGCAATCCAAGTAGAAACAGCCATCCTCCACTAAGCCATGGTCGTAAATGGGAGAGATTAGGCGTGCCATGTTTCTGCCGTGAACAATATTGGCGAAGATCCCTTTAACATCTGTAAATACGTTATGTTCTAGCTGATGCCCGTGAGATTTTCGGTATGATATGGTTAAAAtacgaagcgcaagcgagacaccgaattatgactttcacgtgagtgaaaagcacggagcgattgacgcgcgacgcaaatttaaTGACGatagcgccaaaaccatttttacctaattgcaagtaaattaaacaacacaacgaaaaacaaaatggccatgtttaagatatatacctaattttctatacaaaacaataattcaagaaaataagtttgcttttcctgagattgaaagcaaaatgtgagcaaaacatgtatttttcaaaaaaataaactatcgagaaaagttttacaaattgtgtattttgtatagtcataacgaagctaacacttcttcttcttcttcttcttcttatttcctgggccttttccgcacttggccatttgTGTTTGGccacgaagctaacactttgaaatatcatttcaaAGTGTTCACCCAACAacacccaaatatcaggctcctgacttttccagaatctgagatccagaaccatttgtaacccccaaattacatattgcacactcttaagtttTCTATAAATCGTGCCCATTCCAAAATTCAACCCACATCTATTTAGTAGTTTTTACgtgaaacaataacaaatattcataccacccataacaaacattaataccatcgacttttcaaaaattttatttctcgcaggaataattaatttgttcggGTTAAAAAGAAGCCTTTGTGtaaatccaggctataatctatcttaattccaaatttcagcgaatttggttcagtagtcgcgacGTGAAAGAGTAGCAAATACTCGTACCATcataaccatcagtttttcgcaaatctcgcaaaaaccatCGATTaaaagttgcctatgtgttTATACAGAGTACTATCTATCtgcgttttaaatttcagcaaaaatcggttcagttattACGGCGTTAATGAGTatcaaacatctaaacaaacatccgtacaaactttcgcatttataatataatatgattttaaCTATCtctctaaataaaaaatgaatagctaaatgtgttgctaagcgcaaatttcgagaacggctgaaccgatttactTACGaagagaaaaaattaaaaaaaaaaatctaaaacaacACTTTTCTATAGTCAACGATTCGtacttatatatgtatatagtaaagttctcatcaattaaaattaagtaatacaacattacaatattacaatCGCCAAAAttcggttttattatttttacttaaaaaattagttttttgcaATTCCGGAAACAGTGAAACGTTCTAACATAGaagttaaattagttttttttttgtcgaatTCCGTCTAAACAGTGGCTTACTTAAATGGTTAGTCCATTTAGCGCCAGCATTTTCGTCATTCCACCAACCGCAGAGTGTATGGTCGAAGTCGCAATGTAAAGGTGCtgaaatcaatttaaataattactttttaaaatataaactatcgtgagaaatattcatttattataaaacacggctaatcatgccatatttcaaaaaataattaataattgcttCAACTCACCTTCGTCAGCATTAATGGAACCCAAAATAAACAACAGTAAACACGGAGCAAACATATTCAAGTCTACGACAAGCAAAATGTTTAAAGTTCGATTAAAATGTTGACACTTTAACGACTTTAGTTaggtactttactttttttagtaatatacaAGTCTAGAAGTTTCAAGTATATTTATACTCCTTATCTCTATATCTACcactactatatatatatacaggaagaaattttttttagtgcggatatttttatattttgtacataaacaaaatttaatgatcacgtattttttcttttttttttaaactcaaaaataacaaaattatcgttagctaaagttatttacttttgaacagaattttagggtcaccctattgtgcgtttattttattttcgtttgatacctaaaggacgtcaccagatcacttttaagctgaatatatcgtgtttagtaataatatgtacattattttgttattttagagacataaataaaaaaaaaaattacataaaatgtatcgaactgtttgtagatttatattctattaatgatacagaaccacgaaaaaaaatatccgcactaaagaccgaatcaccctgtatatatactaatatatatatgcACTATATATTGGACTTGTCTGTTTGTACGTCTGGACATATTTTNNNNNNNNNNNNNNNNNNNNNNNNNNNNNNNNNNNNNNNNNNNNNNNNNNNNNNNNNNNNNNNNNNNNNNNNNNNNNNNNNNNNNNNNNNNNNNNNNNNNNNNNNNNNNNNNNNNNNNNNNNNNNNNNNNNNNNNNNNNNNNNNNNNNNNNNNNNNNNNNNNNNNNNNNNNNNNNNNNNNNNNNNNNNNNNNNNNNNNNNataaatgggctatctaatactgaaagaatttttcaaatcggaccagtatatcctgagattagcgcgttcaatcaaacaaactcggCAACAAAACACAAAcagcaccaccattttagtacggcactaggattttcgacatttatttttaatcatcttaaacactataacaaagccgtacattaataataattagtcgtaattcatcatttgtatcTGAGAAATTCCACTTACTCGCgtactgtaccgctcagaaatgacggcatagtgctcagagttattttctgatctagtaacagccttctaagcgtaaTTCATGTTgtttcatttcacatgtaatttttgttcaagggcttgcaGTCTATACCTAAGTCCGACGTAATAATACGAGTGAAGCTGGCTATGTGTAATAGTGTAGAAGTACTAACAGTTTGTAATCTTATGTTCATATTTTGCTTGACCTatgacatataaaaaaaatattgataaacttatttttattacgtaCTAGCGGACATCTGCGACTTCGGCTGCATtaggtttttcacaaatctcgcgggaaaaTTTTTGACGGGATATAACTTGCTTTATCTTCCAGTTAAAGTTCAAACGCCGTTTCAAGGATTAGCgc is part of the Bicyclus anynana chromosome 25, ilBicAnyn1.1, whole genome shotgun sequence genome and encodes:
- the LOC112049595 gene encoding uncharacterized protein LOC112049595; translated protein: MFAPCLLLFILGSINADEAPLHCDFDHTLCGWWNDENAGAKWTNHLNVKGIFANIVHGRNMARLISPIYDHGLVEDGCFYLDCGFYISDIAFRVYQVPVSLGVTGLLTSTEEIKRKYIIHEAERVNVTSISTVYLYPVSMFHPGYTENFQIVIEASCEKGIIFINEVEIFRGRKCIEAANASVTPPPGTTQTYYTNRNNNLQTVTTSPNTTTT